The nucleotide sequence AACTTTTACGGCTCTATATACATTTAAGACTTCCCCAAACCCAGTGTCTGCATCAACAATTATTGGTATGTCAGTGACTTCCCTTATTCTCCTTATAATCCAGGCTAATTCATCGAGTGTTATTATGCCTAAATCTGGCATACCGAGGGAAGAGGTATATGCACCGCCTGAAAGGTAAACTGCTTTAAATCCAACTTGCTCAGCTAGAAGGGCAGTAAATGGATTAAATACCCCGGGAATTAATAAAAAGTCAGCCTTCCTTAATAGCTCTGACAAGTTCTCTCACCTTAATTGTGTCTAACTGTAAAACTGAATTTATTTGTTTTTCTGACATTCCCAACTTTTTAGCCTTTTCTACAACTTCATCCTCACTCATAGGATTAGCGTAATGTCCTCTAGGCACTCTAACTTCTGCAGAATATTCTCCCTTACTTGTAATCACCGTTACTTTTGTGGGTAATTCTCTAGCATAAACCTTTGTGTAATCTTCTCTTTCTACAACCTCCACTCTCTTCATCAGCTCTTCTAACTCCTTATAACCAATTAGATTGTATGAATCCAACCATAGGTACTTCTTAAGGAGTGTAACGGTGATTATGAAAGGTATACTGTGATCTGCAGTTTCCTTATTTCTAGGCTTCCATTTGTCTTCAGTATCTGCTAAAATACTCTTACCAGCCTCATACGTTTCTACAACTATCTTCTTTATCTCTCCCTCATAATTTATTTTCATACCAGCCTCAACAAGTGCCTCAGCGTGGTATTCCACTGGGTATTTCTTCAACATGGTTCTTAGTATAGCCTTACCCTCTGTTAATTTGAACTTAGAAGAATCCATGTCCTTAGCTATAATCGTGGAGAAACCGAACACCCCAGAGAATGGTAGCTCAGGTCCAGTAAATCCGTTCTTTGCCATAAGCGTGGCAAAAACAGCATTTCTTACTGCCTCTGCTGTGGCTCCTGCTTTCCACATGGATAGCTTTCCACTTCTTGTCTCTCTAAGTGCGACATGTGGAACTATGGTAAGTGAAATTGCATTCTTAGCCTTCTCCTTATCTAAGGACAATAGATTAGCCATTCCAGCAGCAGCACCTATTCCTAAGAAATTTACATGGTCAAAGCCCTTCTTTCTTAATGAGGTTGTGTCACAAAGATTCACTCCAACTTCATAACCCACTGCAATGGCTCTGATTAAGTCCTCACCCTTCAAATCAAATATTGATGCCAATGTAAGTAATCCTCCTATCATATCACTTGGGTGAAGTGGTTCAAGGCTAAGATAAGTATCGTTAAAATCAAGGTAACGGATTAACAGTGTGTTGTAGAAGGAGGCAAAATCTGGGCTTGCTTTCATTCCATTTAGCATAGGAGCTTCTCCAGGGAAGTACTTAGCTGTCTCTTGGGCAACTTTAGCAGGTTGAGAGTTTATAGATGCTAAAGCTACTGCAATACTATCTAGAACGCGCTTCTTTACTTCTTTTACCACGTCATCACTTACTTTAGTTACGGAAGATGCGAACTCCGCTATTGTATCGGAGAGTTCCATGTAGTCATATTACTGGTACAACTTAAAAATTTAATAATTGTCAATAATCTTCTCCTTATTTATATTAAAGTACTTTATTTTTACAAACACTGTTTATACAAGATCATTCTATAATACTATGCTAATAAATGTGCAAAGTAAGGTATTGTATTGTTTTATTTAAATTGGTTAAGTTTAAATCTTTCTAACGTAGATTTTAGGCTATGGTAAAAGTAGCCTTTATAGGAGTGGGAAGAGTAGGTCAAACTATAGCTTATAATACAATAGTTAACGGGTATGCAGACGAAGTAATGCTTTACGATGTAGTTCCAGAGTTACCAGAGAAATTTGAGCATGAAATTAGGCACGCATTAGCAGCCTTGAGAGTTAAGACTGAACTGTTGAGCACCAATAATATAGATGATATTTCGGGAGCAGATATTGTAGTAATCACAGCTGGAAAACCAAGGAAACCTGGTATGAGTAGAAGGGATCTGTTCATCGACAACGCTAAGATAATGATAGATCTAGCAAAGAAACTTCCAAAGAAAAACAAAGGTGCAATGTATATCATGGTAGCTAACCCAGTGGATATGATGGCGTCAGTATTTATGAAGTACTCTGGAGAGAATACAATTAGCACTGGTAACCAGGTAGAGACAATGAGAATGAGGTCTTACATTGCAAAGAAATTGAATATACCAGCATATGAAGTAGGAGGATATGTTGGTGGTGAACACGGAGAGGCTGCAATGGTATTATGGAGTACTGTAACAGTGAAAGGCAAACCTTTCAGTGAGAGTTTAGGCGTAAATAAGGCTGAGGTAGAAGATTACGTTAAGAAAATTGCTGCTGAGATAATAAGAGTTTTAGGCGGAACAACATGGGGTCCAGGTGCTGATATTGAAGAGGTGATCAGAAGTGTCGCACTTAATGAGGGTAAAGTCATGTCTGTTGCATTCCCCCACAAATATGAGGACGAGATAATTCACATAAGTGAACCAGTTGTTGTAGGTAGAACTGTAGGTCCTGCACTGACCTCAGCATTAGATGAAAATGACAAAGCTAGACTGTCACAGGCGATAAAAGAAGTTTATAACGTTTATAAGAGTAACTTAAAAGAGTTAGAGCAAGTAATATCTTGATATGTTAATACTCTCAACTGAAAAACTTCCAGATGAATGTAAGAGACTACTGCCTAATGCAAGGGATCAATTCAATGAAGACGATGTGCCAAAAGCAGACATTTTAATGTTATGGCCCCTTCAAGCTAAGGTGTTTTTACCAAAGGCTAAATCTGTGAAAGCAGTCCAGACTTTTTCTGCAGGTGTGGATGACTTCCCATTTTCTCTCTTACCTAAAGGAGTAGATGTTTTTTCAAATGCGGGAGCTTACTCAGTTTCAGTTGCTGAACACGCTTTTGCTTTGATAATGACTTTAGCCAAGGGTATAGGAAAGAGAGATAGAACATTTAGACCATATCCATTAACTGGTGTAAATTTAATGGTCTTAGGAGGAGGAGGTATAGGCTCAGAGGTAGCAAGAATAGGCAAAATGGGCTTTAACATGTATGTCATAGGTGTTTCTAGATCCTTTAAGAGACCTGAGCTTTTCGACGAGAAGCATAACATCTCTGAGCTGAAGGACATAATAGGCAAGGCTGATATCATAGTAGATACACTACCTTTAACTAAATTAACAGACGGTATTCTCAACTACGATATGCTCTCTAGGGTAAAGGAAAATGCAATCATTGTGAACGTAGGTAGGGGGGAGACAGTTGTGGAGGAAGATGTCTACAGATTATTAAAGGAGAGGAAGGATGTTAGGTTTGGTACAGACGTATTTTGGAGGAAGAATGGGGTTGAGGACTTTAACAGTAAGTTGTGGGAACTGGATAACTTCACCGGAACTCCTCATACTGGAGGAGCTTATGGAAATGATGTGGTAAAGACAAATGCTATAATTGAAGCTTGTAAGAATGTATACAACTACATTACAAGTGGAAAAGCTGAAAATAAAGTTAGAATTGAGGATTATTTGTAGCATATAATCACATATAGAATTTTTTAAGGCAAATTTTTAAACTGATATGACCCTAAATAAATTGTGACTTACTGGATAATACCGGTGCAAGAGGACTTCTGGGAGGCAGTGTCTTCGCTGAATGTATTTGGGCACAACAAGGAGAGGGCAACGAGATATATTAAGAAGGGAGACTTGCTCATATTTTATGTTAACAAGTATTACGCTAAAAGATTGGGAGGGATGTTTGTCGGGATATATAGGGTATCATCTGATTGGTATACTGACACTACACCGCTTTTTCCTGATGAAAAGTTACAAAATAAAGTTATTCACACCTATAGAATTAACATCGAACCATTATTAGCAGGCAAATGTCCAGTTAGAGATATACTTTATGAACTTTCGTTCATAGAAGATAAGTTTCAATTTTCAAAATTTCTCAGAAACGTTCCAGGTAATCTCAGGAGACCTGTACCTGTAAGTGATGCGAAACTTATAGAGGAATGCATAAAGAAATCTAATGAAGTATAAAACTCACTTTATCTATCACTTATAAACC is from Sulfolobus acidocaldarius DSM 639 and encodes:
- a CDS encoding MmgE/PrpD family protein, producing MELSDTIAEFASSVTKVSDDVVKEVKKRVLDSIAVALASINSQPAKVAQETAKYFPGEAPMLNGMKASPDFASFYNTLLIRYLDFNDTYLSLEPLHPSDMIGGLLTLASIFDLKGEDLIRAIAVGYEVGVNLCDTTSLRKKGFDHVNFLGIGAAAGMANLLSLDKEKAKNAISLTIVPHVALRETRSGKLSMWKAGATAEAVRNAVFATLMAKNGFTGPELPFSGVFGFSTIIAKDMDSSKFKLTEGKAILRTMLKKYPVEYHAEALVEAGMKINYEGEIKKIVVETYEAGKSILADTEDKWKPRNKETADHSIPFIITVTLLKKYLWLDSYNLIGYKELEELMKRVEVVEREDYTKVYARELPTKVTVITSKGEYSAEVRVPRGHYANPMSEDEVVEKAKKLGMSEKQINSVLQLDTIKVRELVRAIKEG
- a CDS encoding malate dehydrogenase: MVKVAFIGVGRVGQTIAYNTIVNGYADEVMLYDVVPELPEKFEHEIRHALAALRVKTELLSTNNIDDISGADIVVITAGKPRKPGMSRRDLFIDNAKIMIDLAKKLPKKNKGAMYIMVANPVDMMASVFMKYSGENTISTGNQVETMRMRSYIAKKLNIPAYEVGGYVGGEHGEAAMVLWSTVTVKGKPFSESLGVNKAEVEDYVKKIAAEIIRVLGGTTWGPGADIEEVIRSVALNEGKVMSVAFPHKYEDEIIHISEPVVVGRTVGPALTSALDENDKARLSQAIKEVYNVYKSNLKELEQVIS
- a CDS encoding 2-hydroxyacid dehydrogenase → MLILSTEKLPDECKRLLPNARDQFNEDDVPKADILMLWPLQAKVFLPKAKSVKAVQTFSAGVDDFPFSLLPKGVDVFSNAGAYSVSVAEHAFALIMTLAKGIGKRDRTFRPYPLTGVNLMVLGGGGIGSEVARIGKMGFNMYVIGVSRSFKRPELFDEKHNISELKDIIGKADIIVDTLPLTKLTDGILNYDMLSRVKENAIIVNVGRGETVVEEDVYRLLKERKDVRFGTDVFWRKNGVEDFNSKLWELDNFTGTPHTGGAYGNDVVKTNAIIEACKNVYNYITSGKAENKVRIEDYL
- a CDS encoding EVE domain-containing protein, translated to MTYWIIPVQEDFWEAVSSLNVFGHNKERATRYIKKGDLLIFYVNKYYAKRLGGMFVGIYRVSSDWYTDTTPLFPDEKLQNKVIHTYRINIEPLLAGKCPVRDILYELSFIEDKFQFSKFLRNVPGNLRRPVPVSDAKLIEECIKKSNEV